In a genomic window of Columba livia isolate bColLiv1 breed racing homer chromosome 4, bColLiv1.pat.W.v2, whole genome shotgun sequence:
- the MRPS26 gene encoding small ribosomal subunit protein mS26, with protein sequence MLPLLRRLRPGLLAALGPVGSPGPAPGPFPGPRPAWGPRLVPARGRKTRHDPPAKSKASRLKVPPPVDPEELLVVLERYRLHRLVLSALRAEFKAEVVQRKREATLCGEDSAEQAEEHRRLMAWNEAENARQRLRREERIRKEEEERKRQKLQAAENQARKLEAFLKEKEQEVLRLQEEAKSFITPENLDARIEECLDNPRNYNFAIDKDGRIVKRTVLS encoded by the exons ATGCTGCCGCTGCTGAGGCGGCTCCGGCCGGGCCTGTTGGCGGCGCTGGGCCCCGTCGGCTCCCCGGGACCGGCCCCCGGCCCgttccccggcccccgccccgcctgGGGCCCGCGGCTGGTCCCGGCACGGGGCCGCAAAACGCGGCACGATCCCCCCGCCAAGTCCAAGGCGTCGCGGTTGAAGGTGCCGCCGCCCGTGGACCCCGAAgagctgctggtggtgctggagcGGTACCGGCTGCACCGGCTGGTGCTCAGCGCCCTGCG GGCCGAGTTCAAGGCCGAGGTTGTGCAGCGCAAGCGGGAGGCGACGCTGTGCGGGGAGGACTCGGCGGAGCAGGCGGAGGAGCACCGGAGGCTGATGGCCTGGAACGAGGCGGAGAACGCCCGGCAGCGGCTGCGCAG GGaggaaagaattaggaaagaagaggaggagcGGAAGAGGCAGAAGCTCCAGGCTGCAGAGAACCAGGCCAGGAAACTGGAGGCTTTCctgaaggagaaggagcaggaggtTTTGCGGCTGCAG GAGGAAGCCAAGTCCTTCATCACCCCCGAGAACCTGGACGCGCGGATCGAGGAGTGCCTGGACAACCCGCGCAACTACAACTTCGCCATCGACAAGGACGGGCGGATTGTCAAACGGACGGTGTTGTCATAG